In the Desulfuromonas sp. DDH964 genome, GAGCCACCTCCCCCACCGGGACATCGACCTCCCCGACGGACGCCGGCTCACCCTGATGAACCCCGCCTACATCATGCGCCAGGCGATGAGCCAGTACCAGGAGCTGTACGGCGTGCGCGGCCATCTGACCAGCCTCGACCCGCTCAACCCGATCAATGCTCCCGACCCCTGGGAACGCCAGGCGCTTGCGGCCTTTGCCAACGGCGCCACCGAGGTAACCCGGGTCAGCGAGATCGAGGGGCAGCCCTTCCTGCGGCTTATGAAACCGATGATCACCCAGCAAGGGTGTCTGAAGTGCCATGCCCGGCAGGGCTACCGGGTCGGCGATATCCGCGGCGGTCTGTCGGTCTCCATCCCCCTCGCCCCGTACCTCGCCATCGAACGGGAGGGACTGACCAGCTTCAGTCTCTCCTTCGGCCTGATCTGGCTGCTCGGCATGGCCCTGCTCGGCGGCTTCTGGCTCCGCGGCCGCCGCCAGGTCCAGGAATGGGCGCAGGCGGCGGAGCGGGAGAAATTCCTCGCCGCCATCATCCGCGCCTCCAACGACGCCATCTTCGCCATCGACCTGAACCAGACCATTCTCAGCTGGAATCCCGGCGCGGAAAAAATCTACGGCTACAAAGCCGCCGAGGTGCTCGGTCAGCCCGTCTCCCTCCTCCTCCCGCCGGCGAGCGGCGATGAATACGCCGCGCTGATCGCGCGCATCGAGGCCGGCGAGGTGATCGACAACTACATCGCGGAACGCCGGCACAAGGAGGGGCGCCCGATCTGGGTCGCCCTCACCCTCTCCCCCCTTCCCGACCTGGCCGGGGCCCTCAGCGGGATCTCCATCACCTCCCGGGATATCACCGCCAGCCGGGCGGCCGAGATGGAGCTGCGCAAGCTCTCCACTGCCATCAACCAGAGCCCGGTCGCCATCCTCATCACCGATGCCCAGGGTCGCATCGAGTTCGTCAATCCCAGGTTCAGCGAGATTACCGGCTACAGCGCCGCCGAGGCGCGCGGACAGACCCCGCGCCTTCTCAAGTCGGGGCGCACCCCGGAGCGGGACTATCAGCGGCTGTGGGAAACCATCACCGCCGGCCAGGTCTGGCAGGGGGAATTTCTCAACCGCGCCAAGGACGGCACCCTCTTCTGGGATGCGACCACTATCGCCCCGGTCAAGGATGCGCAGGGCGCCATTACCCATTACATCGCCATCAAGGAGGAGATCACCGAGCGCAAGGACCTGGAGCGACAGCTGCAGCAGGCGCAGAAGCTGGAGGCGGTGGGACAGCTCGCCGGCGGGGTGGCCCACGACTTCAACAACATTCTCACCGCCATCATCGGTTATGCTTCCCTCCTCGAGATGAAGCTGGAGGCAAAGCACCCCCTCCGCCACAACGCCAGCCAGATCCTCGCCGCCGCCAATCGCGCCGCTGAGCTGACCCAGAGCCTGCTCGCCTTCAGCCGCAAGCAGGTCATCGACCTGGAGCCGATAGAACTCAACGCAGCCATCCGCAAGATCGAAGGGTTCCTGCGCCGGGTGATCAGCGAAAACATCGAGCTGCGCACCATCCTGGCTCCGGAACCCCTGGTGGTCCGCGCCGACCGCGGCCAGTTCGAACACCTGCTGATGAACCTGGCGACCAATGCCCGGGATGCGATGCCGACCGGCGGGGTGATCTCCATCGAAACCCGGCAGGCAACCCTGGATGAAGCCTTCCGGCACTCCCACGGCTTCGGCGAACCCGGCGCCTACGCCCTGATCTCCTTTTCCGATACCGGCATCGGCATGGACGAGGAGACCCAGCGCCGGATATTCCAGCCCTTTTTCACCACCAAGGAGGTCGGCAAGGGGACCGGTCTCGGCCTGGCGATGGTCTACGGCACCGTCAAACAGCACGGGGGCTATCTCAACGTCTACAGCGAGCCGGGGGCCGGAACCACCTTCAATATCTACCTCCCCTGCACCAGTGAAGAACCCCTTGCGCCTGCGCATGAGGTTCTGGAAGCGACGCTTCCCGGTGGGAGCGAGACGATCCTGGTCGCCGACGACGATACCCTGCTGCGCTCCTTGGCGACGGAGGTCCTGACCCAGTTCGGCTACCGGGTCCTCGCTGCCACCGATGGCGAAGAGGCTTTGGAGCTCTTCCGCTCGCACCGGCAGGAGATCGACCTGGCGATCCTCGACGTGGTGATGCCGAAACTCAACGGCAAGGCAGTCCGCGACGAGATGCTCCGGCTGGTCCCCGACCTGCGGGTCCTCTTCATCAGCGGCTATACCGCCGACATCATCCACCGTCACGGCGTCGTCGACCCGGAGCTCGATTTCATCCAGAAACCGATGCGCCCCCACGACCTGCTACGGAAGGTCCGTGAGGTTCTCGACCGATGAATGCCGCAACGGAAGAACTGGCCATCGCCGGCTCCGGCCTGCGTCTTGAAGCCGCCCCCCTGCTTATCGCCCTTGCGGCCAGCGCCGGTCTCTACCTGACAAGCCGCTTCAACTACCTCCTGTTTCACAGCCTCGCCGAGCTCTTCAGCATTCTGGTCGCCTTTGGCACCTTTACCATCGCCTGGCATACCCGGCGCTTTTTGACCAACGGCTACCTCCTCCTGATCGGCATCGCCTACCTCTTCATCGGCGCCATCGATCTCGTCCACACCCTCGCCTACCAGGGGATGGGGGTCTTTTCCGGCGGCGACCCCAACCTGCCGACCCAGCTCTGGATCGCGGCCCGTTACCTGCAAAGCGCATCCCTGGTCGCCGCGGCCTTTTTCATCGGCAGACGCCTGCCGCAGCGGCAGGTCCTGGCGGTTTACGCCCTGCTCACCGCCCTGCTCTTCTGGGCGCTCAGCCGCCCCGGGCTCT is a window encoding:
- a CDS encoding PAS domain S-box protein, whose amino-acid sequence is MPVAPAAGTTPKSKSLRLRALRRHGRRCLLFGLVFSLLCAGFLAWSIHIEKANTLDHARLEALATFNKDQSFRFWATGHGGVYVPVTEETPPNPYLSHLPHRDIDLPDGRRLTLMNPAYIMRQAMSQYQELYGVRGHLTSLDPLNPINAPDPWERQALAAFANGATEVTRVSEIEGQPFLRLMKPMITQQGCLKCHARQGYRVGDIRGGLSVSIPLAPYLAIEREGLTSFSLSFGLIWLLGMALLGGFWLRGRRQVQEWAQAAEREKFLAAIIRASNDAIFAIDLNQTILSWNPGAEKIYGYKAAEVLGQPVSLLLPPASGDEYAALIARIEAGEVIDNYIAERRHKEGRPIWVALTLSPLPDLAGALSGISITSRDITASRAAEMELRKLSTAINQSPVAILITDAQGRIEFVNPRFSEITGYSAAEARGQTPRLLKSGRTPERDYQRLWETITAGQVWQGEFLNRAKDGTLFWDATTIAPVKDAQGAITHYIAIKEEITERKDLERQLQQAQKLEAVGQLAGGVAHDFNNILTAIIGYASLLEMKLEAKHPLRHNASQILAAANRAAELTQSLLAFSRKQVIDLEPIELNAAIRKIEGFLRRVISENIELRTILAPEPLVVRADRGQFEHLLMNLATNARDAMPTGGVISIETRQATLDEAFRHSHGFGEPGAYALISFSDTGIGMDEETQRRIFQPFFTTKEVGKGTGLGLAMVYGTVKQHGGYLNVYSEPGAGTTFNIYLPCTSEEPLAPAHEVLEATLPGGSETILVADDDTLLRSLATEVLTQFGYRVLAATDGEEALELFRSHRQEIDLAILDVVMPKLNGKAVRDEMLRLVPDLRVLFISGYTADIIHRHGVVDPELDFIQKPMRPHDLLRKVREVLDR